A stretch of Pseudoprevotella muciniphila DNA encodes these proteins:
- a CDS encoding SEL1-like repeat protein, which yields MKKFFILLAFGLLSLGAFAQNDGLSRLDSLYTCADKGYVDAIVELGKMYSNGEGVPKDDKKAFEFFSKAAPASKEATYHLGRCYYDGEGVDKDTIKGLSLFEEALPWVKAEAEKGNADAQRYYGNYFSNGWIVQKDAARAVIWYNRAAQQGDAKAQCYLGNCYYNGEGVVEDKAEAVKWYKKAAEQGNAKAQCNLGYCYFMGEGVEQNYTEAVKWYRKAAEQGYADAQCNLGVCYDIGEGVTENKAEAVKWYKKAAEQGDAGAQCNLGDCYENGEGVTKNKAEAVKWYKKAAEQGDAQAQYNLGVSYENGEGVTKNKAEAVKWYKKAAEQGFEDAKNALEELGY from the coding sequence ATGAAGAAGTTTTTTATCCTACTGGCCTTCGGTCTCCTTTCGTTAGGGGCTTTTGCGCAGAATGATGGCCTCAGCCGATTAGATTCGCTCTATACGTGTGCTGATAAGGGATATGTAGATGCCATCGTGGAACTTGGGAAGATGTATTCCAATGGCGAGGGTGTACCAAAAGACGATAAGAAAGCATTTGAGTTCTTCTCCAAAGCGGCTCCAGCATCGAAAGAAGCGACTTATCATTTGGGAAGATGTTATTATGATGGCGAAGGTGTAGATAAAGACACTATAAAGGGCCTATCACTATTTGAAGAAGCACTGCCGTGGGTAAAAGCAGAAGCAGAGAAAGGAAATGCTGATGCGCAACGTTATTATGGAAATTATTTTTCTAATGGTTGGATAGTACAGAAAGATGCCGCACGCGCGGTAATATGGTATAATCGTGCTGCACAGCAAGGGGATGCAAAAGCACAATGCTACCTCGGGAACTGCTATTACAATGGCGAGGGCGTGGTTGAAGACAAAGCAGAAGCCGTGAAATGGTACAAAAAGGCGGCGGAGCAAGGAAATGCAAAAGCACAATGCAACCTCGGGTACTGCTATTTCATGGGCGAGGGCGTTGAACAGAACTATACCGAAGCCGTGAAATGGTACAGAAAGGCGGCGGAGCAAGGATATGCAGATGCACAATGCAACCTTGGAGTCTGCTACGACATTGGCGAAGGTGTGACTGAAAACAAAGCCGAAGCCGTGAAATGGTACAAAAAGGCAGCGGAGCAAGGGGATGCAGGAGCACAATGCAACCTCGGGGACTGCTATGAGAATGGCGAAGGCGTGACAAAAAACAAAGCCGAAGCCGTGAAATGGTACAAAAAGGCAGCGGAGCAAGGAGATGCACAAGCACAATACAACCTCGGTGTCAGCTATGAGAATGGCGAAGGCGTGACAAAAAACAAAGCCGAAGCTGTGAAATGGTACAAAAAGGCAGCGGAGCAAGGATTTGAAGATGCTAAAAATGCGCTTGAAGAATTGGGGTATTAA
- a CDS encoding glycosyltransferase family 2 protein, with protein MTESKNSHTDSRIAVVILNWNGVDMLRRFLPSVVKGCAREAEVIVADNGSTDASCEVVEREFPGVRLIRLPENYGFADGYNKALAQVDADYFVLLNSDVEVAEGWITPLRDYMDAHPEVGACQPKLLSQREPEYFEYAGACGGYIDRYGYPFCRGRLFETVERDEGQYDDVCPVFWATGAALMIRRTDWESIGGLDGSFFAHMEEIDLCWRLRSRGRGIVCIPASRAYHVGGATLKKSNPRKTFLNFRNNLIMLYKNMPDGDLQRALRVRRVLDYVAALKFLLTGDVADCKAVFRARREFRQVRSNYDAAREENRRLTTLHPIPEMLQGSLLWRYYARGAKTFSRLKAFGERMNKES; from the coding sequence ATGACGGAAAGCAAGAACAGCCATACTGACAGCCGCATTGCCGTAGTGATTCTGAACTGGAACGGTGTGGATATGCTTCGCCGTTTCCTGCCTTCGGTGGTGAAGGGTTGCGCGCGTGAGGCTGAGGTGATTGTGGCTGACAACGGCTCGACTGATGCCTCGTGCGAGGTGGTGGAGCGCGAATTTCCTGGTGTGCGCCTTATCCGCCTGCCGGAGAACTACGGTTTTGCCGACGGTTACAACAAGGCGCTGGCGCAGGTGGACGCCGACTATTTTGTGTTGCTGAACAGCGATGTGGAAGTGGCAGAAGGCTGGATAACACCATTGCGCGACTATATGGACGCACATCCCGAGGTGGGTGCCTGCCAGCCCAAGTTGCTCTCGCAGCGCGAGCCCGAATACTTTGAATATGCCGGTGCCTGTGGCGGCTACATCGACCGCTATGGTTATCCTTTCTGCCGCGGCAGGCTGTTTGAGACGGTGGAGCGCGACGAAGGGCAGTACGACGATGTCTGCCCTGTGTTCTGGGCAACGGGTGCTGCACTGATGATACGTCGTACGGACTGGGAGAGCATCGGCGGGCTGGACGGCAGTTTCTTTGCCCACATGGAAGAGATAGACCTATGCTGGCGACTCCGCTCGCGCGGCAGGGGCATCGTGTGCATCCCTGCGAGCCGGGCGTACCACGTGGGTGGCGCGACACTCAAGAAGAGCAATCCGCGCAAGACGTTCCTCAACTTCCGCAACAACCTCATCATGCTCTATAAGAACATGCCCGACGGCGACTTGCAGCGTGCCCTGCGCGTGCGGCGCGTGCTCGACTATGTTGCCGCCCTGAAGTTCCTCCTCACGGGCGATGTCGCGGACTGCAAGGCAGTGTTCCGCGCGCGGCGGGAATTCAGGCAGGTGCGCAGCAACTACGATGCCGCCCGCGAAGAAAACCGGCGGCTCACCACGTTACACCCCATCCCCGAAATGCTACAAGGCAGCCTGCTCTGGCGCTACTATGCACGAGGCGCAAAGACGTTCTCGCGTCTGAAAGCATTCGGAGAGAGAATGAATAAAGAATCTTGA
- a CDS encoding phosphatase PAP2 family protein, whose translation MRNAALALTVCLLLPAAHLFAQQDSTRAAAPSAEHFSAKQAVVPALLITAGMAGINGEWMPEINEWGSHWAFSADDYLRFVPAAGFLGLEYLGAKAKHPLRERLAAGVTAFAVMSVATYGLKGIVSEQRPDGENHSSFPSGHTSFAFLGAELVRSEYGGAYGWAAYGIATGTALLRMANNKHWVNDVLASAGIGILSAKVGMWLLPWERRLLGWNKNKQGNVAVVPFYEPTTKGFGGALAITL comes from the coding sequence ATGAGAAACGCTGCTCTCGCACTGACAGTCTGCCTTTTGCTGCCTGCTGCCCATCTCTTTGCACAGCAGGACAGCACACGCGCTGCCGCCCCCTCTGCCGAGCATTTCAGCGCGAAGCAAGCGGTGGTACCGGCGCTGCTCATAACCGCCGGTATGGCAGGCATCAATGGCGAGTGGATGCCGGAAATCAACGAATGGGGCAGCCACTGGGCTTTCAGCGCCGACGACTATCTGCGCTTCGTGCCGGCGGCAGGCTTCTTAGGACTGGAATATCTCGGTGCGAAGGCTAAGCATCCGCTGCGCGAGCGGTTGGCTGCAGGCGTTACGGCATTCGCCGTGATGAGTGTTGCCACCTACGGCCTGAAGGGCATCGTTTCGGAACAACGTCCCGACGGCGAGAACCACAGCTCCTTCCCTTCCGGGCACACGTCATTTGCCTTTCTCGGTGCAGAACTCGTGCGTTCGGAATACGGCGGAGCATACGGCTGGGCGGCATACGGCATAGCCACAGGCACTGCCCTGCTCCGCATGGCTAACAACAAACACTGGGTGAACGACGTGCTTGCCAGTGCCGGCATAGGCATCCTGAGCGCAAAGGTGGGTATGTGGCTGCTGCCGTGGGAGCGCCGGCTTTTGGGCTGGAACAAGAACAAGCAAGGCAACGTGGCTGTCGTGCCGTTCTATGAGCCTACGACGAAAGGCTTCGGCGGCGCACTCGCCATCACGCTATAA
- a CDS encoding GxxExxY protein: MDLIKEYNKQYDFFREITGEAMRVHSKFRGGLLESAYEAALKYLLEQRGYMVTRQEFVPIYWDNVRLDQDYRLDLLVNGNIILELKAIKHIDTVHRRQLWSYMRITHLPYGMLINFSPNGLYSEWYHYHEDTDIIDRIKLM, from the coding sequence ATGGACTTAATAAAAGAATACAATAAGCAGTACGATTTTTTTCGCGAGATAACAGGAGAAGCTATGCGCGTACATAGCAAATTTCGTGGAGGTTTGTTAGAGTCCGCTTACGAGGCAGCACTGAAGTACCTTTTGGAACAAAGAGGCTACATGGTAACGCGTCAGGAATTCGTACCTATCTATTGGGACAATGTGCGTCTTGACCAAGACTATCGCCTTGATTTGCTTGTGAATGGTAACATTATCCTTGAGTTAAAGGCAATAAAGCACATTGACACTGTGCATCGTCGCCAATTGTGGAGTTACATGCGAATTACGCACCTACCCTATGGTATGCTTATAAATTTTAGTCCAAATGGTCTCTACTCGGAATGGTATCACTATCATGAGGATACAGATATCATTGACAGGATAAAGCTGATGTAA
- a CDS encoding bifunctional UDP-N-acetylmuramoyl-tripeptide:D-alanyl-D-alanine ligase/alanine racemase, whose translation MHYSLSKIASLIGARRYGKDDAIIDWLLTDSRSLAFPETTLFFALRTQHNDGQRYIPDLYRRGVRSFVVGSLPEDHEKFFPGANFLLVVSPLKALQRLAERHREEFNLPVIGITGSNGKTVVKEWLYQILLPDMSVTRSPRSYNSQVGVPLSVCLLNEGSEIGIFEAGISQPGEMQALAGMIQPTIGIMTHLGEAHQENFSTPEEKCIEKLALFKDCQLIIFNGDDKTITDCMSMALIRGNQLAWSRKDEDCTLFIRAVEKYKDNTVVKYSYFREDGQYTLPFIDDASIENSIHCLAACLYLQLPKEVIGERMAHLEPVAMRLEVKEGARDCIIINDSYNNDITSLDIALDFMNRRPNPSNRCHTLILSDIMQSGMSSEELYGRVAAMVNHRNVQKLIGIGPDISAQGHLFHTDKHFFPDTEALLASGMLQGLHDEVILIKGSRKYNFEQISDLLSLKVHETILEVNLEALVENLNFYRSFMKPETKMVCMVKASAYGAGSIEIAKTLQDRGVNYLAVAVADEGADLRKAGITRNVIIMNPEMSSFNTLFEHRLEPEIYNFTLLEALIHAAKKEGITNFPVHIKLDTGMSRLGFNPKTDMERLIDRLKRQKALIPVSVFSHFVGSDSPDFDAFSAEQFALFDEASRRLQDAFPHSILRHICNSAGIQRFPERHLDMVRLGLGLYGVNPINNQIIHNVSTLKTTILQVRDVAATTTVGYSRKGRLKRASRIAVLPIGYADGLNRHLGNGNCYCLVNGQKAYYVGNICMDICMIDVTDVPCKEGDTVEIFGDHLPVTVLSDTLGTIPYEVLTSVSSRVKKVYFQG comes from the coding sequence ATGCACTATTCGCTATCAAAAATTGCTTCCCTCATCGGGGCGCGTCGCTATGGTAAGGACGATGCCATCATAGATTGGCTCCTGACCGATAGCCGTTCGCTGGCATTTCCCGAGACCACACTTTTCTTTGCGCTCCGCACGCAGCACAACGACGGTCAGCGCTACATACCCGACCTCTACCGGCGCGGTGTGCGCAGTTTCGTGGTGGGCTCGCTGCCCGAGGACCACGAAAAGTTTTTCCCGGGTGCAAACTTCCTCCTTGTGGTGAGTCCGCTAAAGGCATTGCAGCGTCTTGCCGAGCGCCATCGCGAAGAGTTCAACCTGCCCGTGATAGGCATTACCGGCTCGAACGGCAAGACGGTGGTGAAGGAATGGCTCTACCAGATTCTCCTGCCCGACATGAGCGTAACACGTTCGCCGCGCTCCTACAATTCTCAGGTGGGAGTGCCGCTCTCCGTGTGTCTCCTGAACGAAGGCAGCGAGATAGGCATCTTCGAAGCCGGCATTTCGCAGCCCGGCGAAATGCAGGCGCTTGCCGGCATGATACAGCCCACGATAGGCATCATGACGCACCTGGGCGAAGCGCATCAGGAGAATTTCTCCACACCCGAAGAGAAGTGCATCGAGAAACTGGCGCTCTTCAAGGACTGCCAACTCATCATCTTCAACGGCGACGACAAGACCATCACCGACTGCATGAGCATGGCGCTCATCAGGGGCAACCAACTCGCCTGGTCGCGCAAGGACGAAGACTGCACGCTCTTCATCCGCGCCGTGGAAAAATACAAGGACAACACGGTGGTGAAGTATTCCTACTTCCGCGAAGACGGGCAGTACACCCTGCCCTTCATCGACGACGCTTCGATAGAAAACTCCATCCACTGCCTCGCCGCCTGTCTCTACCTTCAACTGCCGAAGGAAGTCATCGGCGAGCGCATGGCACACCTTGAACCTGTGGCAATGCGCCTGGAAGTGAAGGAAGGTGCGCGCGACTGCATCATCATCAACGACAGTTACAACAACGACATCACGTCGCTCGACATCGCGCTCGACTTCATGAACCGCCGCCCCAACCCGAGCAACCGCTGCCACACACTCATCCTGAGCGACATCATGCAGAGCGGCATGAGCAGCGAAGAACTCTACGGCAGGGTGGCAGCCATGGTGAACCACCGCAACGTGCAGAAACTCATCGGCATAGGTCCCGACATATCAGCACAGGGGCACCTCTTCCACACCGACAAGCACTTCTTCCCAGACACCGAAGCCCTCCTCGCCAGCGGTATGCTGCAAGGGCTGCACGACGAGGTCATCCTCATCAAGGGCTCGCGAAAATACAACTTTGAACAGATCAGCGACCTCCTCTCGCTCAAGGTGCACGAAACGATACTCGAAGTGAACCTCGAAGCCCTCGTGGAGAACCTGAACTTCTACCGCTCTTTCATGAAGCCCGAGACGAAGATGGTCTGCATGGTTAAGGCGTCGGCGTATGGTGCAGGGAGCATAGAGATAGCCAAGACGCTTCAGGACCGCGGCGTGAACTACCTCGCCGTGGCTGTGGCAGACGAAGGCGCCGACCTGCGCAAGGCGGGCATCACGCGCAACGTCATCATCATGAACCCCGAGATGTCGTCGTTCAACACACTGTTTGAGCATCGCCTCGAACCAGAAATCTACAACTTCACCCTCCTCGAAGCACTCATCCATGCTGCAAAGAAAGAGGGTATCACCAACTTCCCCGTACACATCAAACTCGACACCGGCATGAGCCGTCTGGGCTTCAATCCCAAGACCGACATGGAGCGGCTCATCGACCGCCTGAAGCGTCAGAAGGCACTCATTCCCGTCTCGGTGTTCTCCCACTTTGTGGGCAGCGACAGCCCCGACTTCGACGCTTTCTCTGCAGAGCAGTTCGCCCTGTTCGACGAGGCATCGCGGAGGCTTCAGGACGCCTTCCCGCACAGCATACTGCGCCACATCTGCAACAGTGCCGGCATACAGCGCTTCCCCGAACGCCACCTCGACATGGTGCGCCTCGGGCTCGGGCTCTACGGCGTGAACCCCATCAACAACCAGATCATCCACAACGTGAGCACGCTGAAAACCACCATTCTTCAGGTGCGCGACGTGGCAGCCACCACCACGGTGGGCTACAGCCGCAAGGGGCGCCTGAAACGTGCCTCGCGCATCGCCGTGCTGCCCATAGGCTATGCCGACGGCCTGAACCGCCACTTGGGCAACGGCAACTGCTACTGCCTCGTGAACGGCCAGAAGGCATACTATGTGGGTAACATCTGCATGGACATCTGCATGATCGACGTAACCGACGTACCCTGCAAGGAAGGCGACACGGTGGAAATCTTCGGCGACCACCTGCCCGTAACCGTGCTGAGCGACACGCTCGGCACCATTCCCTATGAAGTGCTGACTTCGGTGAGTTCACGCGTAAAGAAAGTCTATTTCCAAGGATGA
- the recA gene encoding recombinase RecA, with amino-acid sequence MAKKEQDSSTDKLKALEAAMAKIEKDFGRGSIMKMGDDHVEDVEVIPTGSIGLNAALGVGGYPRGRIIEIYGPESSGKTTLAIHAIAEAQKQGGIAAFIDAEHAFDRFYAKQLGVNLNELLISQPDNGEQALDIADQLIRSSAIDIIVIDSVAALTPKNEIQGEMGENKVGLQARLMSQALRKLTASISRTKTTCIFINQLREKIGVLFGNPETTTGGNALKFYASVRLDIRRITAIKDGDRQIGNQVRVKVAKNKLAPPFRKAEFEITFGEGINKEAEICDLATELGIVRKSGSWFSYGDGKLAQGRESVKTLLKDNPELCDEIEAKIFAALRGEDPDKTSDTPDTDSDADFPEEA; translated from the coding sequence ATGGCAAAGAAAGAACAAGACTCCTCAACAGACAAGTTGAAGGCACTGGAAGCCGCAATGGCAAAGATTGAAAAGGACTTCGGTCGCGGTTCTATCATGAAGATGGGCGACGACCATGTGGAAGACGTGGAAGTAATTCCTACGGGCAGCATCGGTCTGAACGCCGCACTGGGTGTGGGCGGTTATCCTCGCGGCAGAATCATTGAGATTTACGGTCCGGAGAGTTCGGGTAAGACCACCCTCGCCATCCACGCCATAGCCGAGGCTCAGAAGCAGGGCGGTATAGCAGCGTTCATCGACGCCGAGCATGCCTTCGACCGCTTCTATGCCAAGCAACTGGGTGTGAACCTCAACGAACTGCTCATCTCGCAGCCCGACAATGGCGAGCAGGCATTGGACATTGCCGACCAACTGATTCGTTCGAGCGCCATCGACATCATCGTCATCGACTCCGTGGCCGCCCTCACGCCGAAGAACGAGATACAGGGCGAGATGGGCGAGAACAAAGTGGGCTTGCAGGCACGCCTGATGAGTCAGGCACTCCGCAAACTGACGGCATCCATCAGCCGCACGAAGACCACGTGTATCTTCATCAACCAGTTGCGCGAGAAGATTGGTGTGCTCTTCGGCAACCCCGAAACCACAACTGGCGGTAATGCACTGAAATTCTATGCCAGTGTGCGCCTCGACATCCGCCGCATCACAGCCATCAAGGACGGCGACCGCCAGATAGGCAACCAGGTGCGTGTGAAGGTGGCAAAGAACAAGTTGGCACCACCCTTCCGCAAGGCAGAATTTGAAATCACCTTCGGTGAAGGCATCAACAAAGAGGCTGAAATATGCGACCTCGCTACCGAACTGGGCATCGTCCGCAAGAGCGGTTCGTGGTTCAGTTATGGCGACGGCAAACTGGCGCAGGGACGCGAGAGCGTGAAGACACTGCTCAAGGACAACCCCGAACTCTGCGACGAGATAGAAGCCAAGATTTTCGCTGCGCTCCGGGGCGAAGACCCTGACAAAACGAGCGACACCCCCGACACGGACTCAGACGCAGATTTCCCAGAAGAAGCGTAG
- a CDS encoding DUF4738 domain-containing protein, which translates to MKKIIIAAVAFGVLFISTATLSGCKDKKEGSQDSITGKVVNIDKGAEREDKNLTDTFASGGHTFGIAIHRYSDTAGKEYKDEYGDAFFDNIVDIRATRDGEELFSKNFTKSSFRSHIDADTASYILQGIGFDKAKSDANNLTFGVQLGDPGSEEGKFFLLLTIAPTGEIDIRKDSAPDTTADDGGIELKQQKATEPADEPDEQI; encoded by the coding sequence ATGAAAAAAATCATCATCGCAGCAGTAGCCTTTGGCGTACTTTTCATCTCTACTGCCACGCTCAGCGGCTGCAAGGACAAAAAAGAAGGTTCACAGGATTCCATCACGGGAAAAGTGGTAAACATAGACAAGGGCGCCGAGCGCGAGGACAAGAACCTGACCGACACCTTCGCCAGCGGCGGCCACACCTTCGGCATCGCCATCCACCGCTATTCCGACACTGCGGGCAAGGAATACAAGGACGAATATGGCGACGCTTTCTTCGACAACATCGTGGATATCCGCGCCACGCGCGACGGAGAGGAACTCTTCAGCAAAAACTTCACGAAGAGCAGTTTCCGCAGCCATATTGATGCCGACACCGCAAGTTACATCCTGCAAGGCATAGGCTTCGACAAAGCAAAGTCGGACGCCAACAACCTGACCTTCGGTGTGCAACTGGGCGACCCGGGCAGCGAGGAAGGCAAATTCTTCCTGCTGCTGACCATCGCACCCACCGGCGAAATCGATATCCGTAAAGACAGCGCACCCGACACCACAGCCGACGACGGCGGCATAGAACTCAAACAGCAAAAGGCCACGGAGCCTGCCGACGAACCCGACGAGCAGATTTAA
- a CDS encoding glycoside hydrolase family 5 protein, with translation MKLRTLLICTVAFIAQTFSAQTFETATEAVANMGIGWNLGNSLDSHKADVTDVLKTEILRGQIPTKPELMTMLKDAGFGAVRVPVTWYPHMANDGTVDAAWMARVKEVVDYVLDAGMYCIINVHHDGNNKEYGSFPGHPWMQASPANAVNNRSRFKYLWTQIANTFKDYDQRLIFEGYNELLDQYNSWNYASYNCENNYNAVAASEAYSAINSYAQYFVDAVRATGGNNAQRNLVVNTYAAACARGSWSKRLTEPLKEMQLPTDESPNHIIFGVHSYPRIANTDSLGVRSERSWAEIDAELTTQFHNLTDTLAAKGAPVIISEWGSSNVDAAVTDYDALRNHFLYFADDFVKRAKAAGIPLFYWMGVTDRADRSLPVFTQPDLAETMLKAHHGENYNPSTPSKDDYTDKVYNATYLAQWGEVLLASFEDGQGDYTKLTVEFAQKTTRSRLQLRVYYANDYDYKSIQSVTSVQQAFRTNGDKVIRVVLCYINADLSFKPAIKRVYLTKSDGTTVDLVPKNYNNSYIELAGTPLFNNIAVSDALYTSLYYSDRNFIVPVGTTARAYKVEDEQLVRVKTYEAGDVIPMATGVVIGADAACTYMFRHTTEAGEAPVGSMLRGSDTEETTTGGDTYYMLSLNSNFDINSAGFYYKYDNGAPFLNDAHKAYLAVPAGQSLAPRYIFSEKEDAVATGINNAVKTPEKDSWYTIDGRKLNAAPTSSGIYIRNGKKIIIK, from the coding sequence ATGAAGCTTAGAACACTCCTCATTTGCACAGTTGCCTTTATTGCGCAGACGTTCAGTGCTCAAACTTTTGAAACCGCCACGGAGGCTGTGGCGAATATGGGTATAGGCTGGAACCTTGGTAATTCGCTCGATTCGCATAAAGCGGATGTAACCGACGTTCTGAAGACAGAAATCCTGCGTGGGCAGATCCCTACAAAGCCCGAACTGATGACGATGCTCAAAGATGCGGGTTTCGGTGCTGTGCGCGTACCCGTAACGTGGTATCCGCACATGGCAAACGACGGCACGGTGGATGCCGCCTGGATGGCGCGTGTGAAGGAAGTGGTGGACTATGTGCTGGACGCAGGCATGTACTGCATCATCAACGTGCACCACGACGGCAATAATAAGGAATATGGCAGTTTCCCCGGACACCCATGGATGCAAGCCTCTCCTGCCAACGCTGTCAACAACAGAAGTCGTTTCAAATACCTCTGGACACAGATAGCCAACACCTTCAAGGACTACGACCAACGGCTTATCTTTGAAGGCTACAACGAATTGCTCGACCAGTATAATTCGTGGAACTATGCTTCCTACAACTGCGAAAATAACTACAATGCGGTTGCGGCTTCCGAAGCATATTCTGCCATCAACAGTTACGCGCAATATTTCGTTGATGCCGTGCGCGCCACGGGAGGCAACAATGCTCAGCGCAACCTTGTGGTGAACACCTACGCCGCTGCCTGTGCGCGTGGTTCATGGAGCAAGCGACTCACAGAGCCGCTCAAAGAGATGCAACTGCCTACCGACGAAAGCCCGAACCATATCATATTCGGCGTGCATTCCTATCCGCGCATAGCCAACACCGACAGTTTGGGTGTCCGTTCAGAGCGTTCATGGGCAGAAATAGATGCAGAACTCACCACACAGTTCCACAACCTTACAGACACCCTCGCAGCAAAGGGGGCGCCGGTGATAATCAGCGAATGGGGCTCGTCGAATGTGGACGCAGCCGTAACCGACTACGATGCCTTGCGCAACCATTTCCTATACTTTGCGGACGACTTTGTGAAGCGCGCCAAGGCGGCAGGCATTCCCCTGTTCTACTGGATGGGCGTTACCGACCGTGCCGACCGCTCGCTGCCTGTCTTCACACAGCCCGACCTCGCAGAAACCATGCTGAAAGCCCACCACGGCGAGAACTACAACCCCAGCACACCTTCAAAGGACGATTATACCGACAAAGTGTATAACGCCACATATCTTGCGCAATGGGGCGAAGTGTTGCTGGCGAGTTTTGAAGACGGACAGGGCGACTATACAAAGTTAACCGTAGAATTCGCTCAAAAAACCACACGAAGCCGCTTACAGTTGCGCGTTTACTATGCAAACGACTATGATTACAAATCAATACAAAGCGTGACAAGCGTTCAGCAAGCATTCAGGACAAATGGCGATAAAGTTATACGCGTGGTACTTTGTTATATTAATGCAGACCTGAGTTTCAAGCCTGCCATAAAAAGGGTATATCTCACCAAGAGCGACGGCACGACAGTGGATCTGGTGCCAAAAAACTACAACAACAGTTACATAGAACTCGCCGGTACGCCGCTCTTCAATAACATTGCCGTGAGTGATGCGCTCTATACCTCGCTCTACTATAGCGATAGGAATTTCATCGTGCCGGTGGGCACCACAGCGAGGGCTTACAAGGTGGAAGACGAACAATTAGTCCGCGTGAAGACCTACGAGGCGGGCGACGTGATACCTATGGCGACGGGTGTGGTGATAGGTGCTGATGCGGCATGCACGTACATGTTCCGCCATACGACTGAAGCGGGCGAAGCACCGGTGGGCAGCATGCTGCGCGGTTCTGACACGGAAGAAACCACTACGGGCGGCGACACCTACTACATGCTCTCGCTCAACAGCAATTTTGACATCAATTCTGCCGGTTTTTATTACAAATATGATAATGGCGCACCGTTTCTGAACGATGCCCACAAGGCGTACCTTGCCGTGCCGGCAGGACAGAGCCTCGCGCCGCGCTATATCTTCAGCGAAAAGGAAGACGCTGTTGCAACAGGGATAAACAACGCTGTAAAAACACCTGAAAAAGACTCCTGGTACACCATTGACGGGCGCAAACTCAACGCCGCCCCCACCTCTTCCGGCATCTACATCCGCAACGGGAAGAAGATTATCATAAAATAA